A genomic window from Scatophagus argus isolate fScaArg1 chromosome 17, fScaArg1.pri, whole genome shotgun sequence includes:
- the glcci1a gene encoding glucocorticoid induced 1a isoform X1, translated as MSESTAEASLSQQRVKHSGSPTASCPSCSNNTTTVRLQPIRATVPYQLLRGNQHSPTRSVSSSFSVAGSNTGPTTSRCSSPANPGGSGSDGRLVPRQRLSPPDSRSSPERSPYTPLSKVERTNSQQVRSSGAIWQTSSLGAITGPYLTGQWPRDPHVHYPSCVKEKSTQTPGCWSEETGEKRSTHQRSASWGSADHLKEQIAKLRHQLQRSKQGGRHSKDKDRLSPHQYNTITYTTLTSTTNHISTTSHVQQFSMSKSAQMPLSNITVPKPSISRVPSSMEGINHELEKVFIKDNGEKEELKSLEVPDGRRAPFPPQQRSSSTRSVDTQTPSAPGRSSSCSSLSPCPSPACPPGSHDGSPYSTEELLYDRDKDSGSSSPLPKFASSPKPNNSYMFKREPPEGCEKIKAFEEMSSRQSTSASVPLFSCPDKNKVNFIPTGSAFCPVKLPGSLHLTPALEPEEDEDNAEAGSVSEPQGAASLYGAPTQVSTSTSTDDPPEEPASPSETADSQTDSPAIS; from the exons ATGTCAGAATCAACAGCAGAGGCCAGCTTATCCCAGCAGCGGGTTAAACACAGCGGCTCCCCAACAGCCTCCTGTCCTTCCTGTAGCAACAACACCACCACGGTCCGGTTACAGCCTATCCGCGCCACGGTGCCATACCAGCTTTTGCGTGGAAATCAACACAGCCCAACCCGCTCcgtttcctcctccttctcagtAGCCGGGAGCAACACAGGACCGACGACGTCCCGTTGCTCCAGTCCCGCCAACCCGGGTGGAAGCGGCTCGGACGGAAGGCTGGTCCCTAGGCAGAGACTTTCACCGCCGGACAGCAGGAGCTCACCAGAACGCTCACCCTACACGCCTCTTTCCAAAG ttgAAAGGACAAACTCCCAGCAGGTACGGAGCTCAGGAGCCATTTGGCAGACTTCCTCTCTGGGCGCTATCACAGGGCCCTACCTCACTGGGCAGTGGCCTCGTGACCCCCATGTCCACTATCCAtcttgtgtgaaagagaaatcCACACAG ACTCCTGGATGTTGGAGTgaggaaacaggagagaagaggagcacCCACCAGCGCTCTGCGTCTTGGGGCAGCGCAGACCATCTCAAAGAG CAGATTGCGAAGCTCCGGCATCAGCTCCAGCGCAGCAAACAAGGAGGACGCCACAGTAAAGACAAGGACCGGCTGTCCCCCCATCAGTACAACACCATCACCTACACCACCCTTACCAGCACTACCAACCACATCTCCACAACCAGCCACGTTCAG CAGTTTTCCATGTCGAAGTCGGCCCAGATGCCGCTGTCCAACATCACAGTGCCAAAGCCCTCCATCTCGAGGGTGCCCAGCAGCATGGAAGGCATCAACCATGAGCTGGAGAAAGTCTTCATCAAAGACAATGGCGAGAAAGAGGAGCTAAAG TCCCTGGAGGTTCCTGATGGGCGGCGGGCACCCTTTCCTCCCCAGCAACGCAGCAGCAGTACTCGCAGTGTGGACACCCAGACTCCCTCAGCCCCTGGCAGATCCAGTAGCTGCTCCAGCCTGTCTCCCTGCCCCTCgccagcctgcccaccaggatCACATGACGGCAGTCCTTACTCCACAGAGGAGCTGCTGTACGACCGGGATAAAG ACAGTGGAAGCAGCTCCCCACTGCCCAAGTTTGCCTCCTCTCCCAAACCCAACAACAGTTATATGTTCAAGCGAGAGCCACCAGAGGGCTGTGAGAAGATTAAAGCTTTTGAGGAGATGAG TTCCAGGCAGTCCACATCTGCATCTGTCCCCCTCTTCTCCTGCCCTGACAAAAACAAGGTCAACTTCATCCCAACAGGCTCGGCATTCTGCCCTGTCAAACTCCCTGGCTCCCTGCACCTCACCCCGGCCTTGGAGCccgaggaggacgaggacaaCGCAGAGGCGGGCTCTGTCTCAGAGCCACAGGGGGCCGCATCGCTCTACGGCGCCCCCACTCAGGTCTCCACGAGCACCAGCACAGATGACCCCCCAGAGGAGCCCGCCTCGCCCTCAGAGACTGCAGATTCCCAGACAGACAGCCCAGCCATCAGCTAG
- the glcci1a gene encoding glucocorticoid induced 1a isoform X3 produces MSESTAEASLSQQRVKHSGSPTASCPSCSNNTTTVRLQPIRATVPYQLLRGNQHSPTRSVSSSFSVAGSNTGPTTSRCSSPANPGGSGSDGRLVPRQRLSPPDSRSSPERSPYTPLSKVERTNSQQVRSSGAIWQTSSLGAITGPYLTGQWPRDPHVHYPSCVKEKSTQTPGCWSEETGEKRSTHQRSASWGSADHLKEQIAKLRHQLQRSKQGGRHSKDKDRLSPHQYNTITYTTLTSTTNHISTTSHVQFSMSKSAQMPLSNITVPKPSISRVPSSMEGINHELEKVFIKDNGEKEELKSLEVPDGRRAPFPPQQRSSSTRSVDTQTPSAPGRSSSCSSLSPCPSPACPPGSHDGSPYSTEELLYDRDKDSGSSSPLPKFASSPKPNNSYMFKREPPEGCEKIKAFEEMSSRQSTSASVPLFSCPDKNKVNFIPTGSAFCPVKLPGSLHLTPALEPEEDEDNAEAGSVSEPQGAASLYGAPTQVSTSTSTDDPPEEPASPSETADSQTDSPAIS; encoded by the exons ATGTCAGAATCAACAGCAGAGGCCAGCTTATCCCAGCAGCGGGTTAAACACAGCGGCTCCCCAACAGCCTCCTGTCCTTCCTGTAGCAACAACACCACCACGGTCCGGTTACAGCCTATCCGCGCCACGGTGCCATACCAGCTTTTGCGTGGAAATCAACACAGCCCAACCCGCTCcgtttcctcctccttctcagtAGCCGGGAGCAACACAGGACCGACGACGTCCCGTTGCTCCAGTCCCGCCAACCCGGGTGGAAGCGGCTCGGACGGAAGGCTGGTCCCTAGGCAGAGACTTTCACCGCCGGACAGCAGGAGCTCACCAGAACGCTCACCCTACACGCCTCTTTCCAAAG ttgAAAGGACAAACTCCCAGCAGGTACGGAGCTCAGGAGCCATTTGGCAGACTTCCTCTCTGGGCGCTATCACAGGGCCCTACCTCACTGGGCAGTGGCCTCGTGACCCCCATGTCCACTATCCAtcttgtgtgaaagagaaatcCACACAG ACTCCTGGATGTTGGAGTgaggaaacaggagagaagaggagcacCCACCAGCGCTCTGCGTCTTGGGGCAGCGCAGACCATCTCAAAGAG CAGATTGCGAAGCTCCGGCATCAGCTCCAGCGCAGCAAACAAGGAGGACGCCACAGTAAAGACAAGGACCGGCTGTCCCCCCATCAGTACAACACCATCACCTACACCACCCTTACCAGCACTACCAACCACATCTCCACAACCAGCCACGTTCAG TTTTCCATGTCGAAGTCGGCCCAGATGCCGCTGTCCAACATCACAGTGCCAAAGCCCTCCATCTCGAGGGTGCCCAGCAGCATGGAAGGCATCAACCATGAGCTGGAGAAAGTCTTCATCAAAGACAATGGCGAGAAAGAGGAGCTAAAG TCCCTGGAGGTTCCTGATGGGCGGCGGGCACCCTTTCCTCCCCAGCAACGCAGCAGCAGTACTCGCAGTGTGGACACCCAGACTCCCTCAGCCCCTGGCAGATCCAGTAGCTGCTCCAGCCTGTCTCCCTGCCCCTCgccagcctgcccaccaggatCACATGACGGCAGTCCTTACTCCACAGAGGAGCTGCTGTACGACCGGGATAAAG ACAGTGGAAGCAGCTCCCCACTGCCCAAGTTTGCCTCCTCTCCCAAACCCAACAACAGTTATATGTTCAAGCGAGAGCCACCAGAGGGCTGTGAGAAGATTAAAGCTTTTGAGGAGATGAG TTCCAGGCAGTCCACATCTGCATCTGTCCCCCTCTTCTCCTGCCCTGACAAAAACAAGGTCAACTTCATCCCAACAGGCTCGGCATTCTGCCCTGTCAAACTCCCTGGCTCCCTGCACCTCACCCCGGCCTTGGAGCccgaggaggacgaggacaaCGCAGAGGCGGGCTCTGTCTCAGAGCCACAGGGGGCCGCATCGCTCTACGGCGCCCCCACTCAGGTCTCCACGAGCACCAGCACAGATGACCCCCCAGAGGAGCCCGCCTCGCCCTCAGAGACTGCAGATTCCCAGACAGACAGCCCAGCCATCAGCTAG
- the glcci1a gene encoding glucocorticoid induced 1a isoform X4 translates to MSESTAEASLSQQRVKHSGSPTASCPSCSNNTTTVRLQPIRATVPYQLLRGNQHSPTRSVSSSFSVAGSNTGPTTSRCSSPANPGGSGSDGRLVPRQRLSPPDSRSSPERSPYTPLSKVERTNSQQVRSSGAIWQTSSLGAITGPYLTGQWPRDPHVHYPSCVKEKSTQTPGCWSEETGEKRSTHQRSASWGSADHLKEIAKLRHQLQRSKQGGRHSKDKDRLSPHQYNTITYTTLTSTTNHISTTSHVQFSMSKSAQMPLSNITVPKPSISRVPSSMEGINHELEKVFIKDNGEKEELKSLEVPDGRRAPFPPQQRSSSTRSVDTQTPSAPGRSSSCSSLSPCPSPACPPGSHDGSPYSTEELLYDRDKDSGSSSPLPKFASSPKPNNSYMFKREPPEGCEKIKAFEEMSSRQSTSASVPLFSCPDKNKVNFIPTGSAFCPVKLPGSLHLTPALEPEEDEDNAEAGSVSEPQGAASLYGAPTQVSTSTSTDDPPEEPASPSETADSQTDSPAIS, encoded by the exons ATGTCAGAATCAACAGCAGAGGCCAGCTTATCCCAGCAGCGGGTTAAACACAGCGGCTCCCCAACAGCCTCCTGTCCTTCCTGTAGCAACAACACCACCACGGTCCGGTTACAGCCTATCCGCGCCACGGTGCCATACCAGCTTTTGCGTGGAAATCAACACAGCCCAACCCGCTCcgtttcctcctccttctcagtAGCCGGGAGCAACACAGGACCGACGACGTCCCGTTGCTCCAGTCCCGCCAACCCGGGTGGAAGCGGCTCGGACGGAAGGCTGGTCCCTAGGCAGAGACTTTCACCGCCGGACAGCAGGAGCTCACCAGAACGCTCACCCTACACGCCTCTTTCCAAAG ttgAAAGGACAAACTCCCAGCAGGTACGGAGCTCAGGAGCCATTTGGCAGACTTCCTCTCTGGGCGCTATCACAGGGCCCTACCTCACTGGGCAGTGGCCTCGTGACCCCCATGTCCACTATCCAtcttgtgtgaaagagaaatcCACACAG ACTCCTGGATGTTGGAGTgaggaaacaggagagaagaggagcacCCACCAGCGCTCTGCGTCTTGGGGCAGCGCAGACCATCTCAAAGAG ATTGCGAAGCTCCGGCATCAGCTCCAGCGCAGCAAACAAGGAGGACGCCACAGTAAAGACAAGGACCGGCTGTCCCCCCATCAGTACAACACCATCACCTACACCACCCTTACCAGCACTACCAACCACATCTCCACAACCAGCCACGTTCAG TTTTCCATGTCGAAGTCGGCCCAGATGCCGCTGTCCAACATCACAGTGCCAAAGCCCTCCATCTCGAGGGTGCCCAGCAGCATGGAAGGCATCAACCATGAGCTGGAGAAAGTCTTCATCAAAGACAATGGCGAGAAAGAGGAGCTAAAG TCCCTGGAGGTTCCTGATGGGCGGCGGGCACCCTTTCCTCCCCAGCAACGCAGCAGCAGTACTCGCAGTGTGGACACCCAGACTCCCTCAGCCCCTGGCAGATCCAGTAGCTGCTCCAGCCTGTCTCCCTGCCCCTCgccagcctgcccaccaggatCACATGACGGCAGTCCTTACTCCACAGAGGAGCTGCTGTACGACCGGGATAAAG ACAGTGGAAGCAGCTCCCCACTGCCCAAGTTTGCCTCCTCTCCCAAACCCAACAACAGTTATATGTTCAAGCGAGAGCCACCAGAGGGCTGTGAGAAGATTAAAGCTTTTGAGGAGATGAG TTCCAGGCAGTCCACATCTGCATCTGTCCCCCTCTTCTCCTGCCCTGACAAAAACAAGGTCAACTTCATCCCAACAGGCTCGGCATTCTGCCCTGTCAAACTCCCTGGCTCCCTGCACCTCACCCCGGCCTTGGAGCccgaggaggacgaggacaaCGCAGAGGCGGGCTCTGTCTCAGAGCCACAGGGGGCCGCATCGCTCTACGGCGCCCCCACTCAGGTCTCCACGAGCACCAGCACAGATGACCCCCCAGAGGAGCCCGCCTCGCCCTCAGAGACTGCAGATTCCCAGACAGACAGCCCAGCCATCAGCTAG
- the glcci1a gene encoding glucocorticoid induced 1a isoform X2 has translation MSESTAEASLSQQRVKHSGSPTASCPSCSNNTTTVRLQPIRATVPYQLLRGNQHSPTRSVSSSFSVAGSNTGPTTSRCSSPANPGGSGSDGRLVPRQRLSPPDSRSSPERSPYTPLSKVERTNSQQVRSSGAIWQTSSLGAITGPYLTGQWPRDPHVHYPSCVKEKSTQTPGCWSEETGEKRSTHQRSASWGSADHLKEIAKLRHQLQRSKQGGRHSKDKDRLSPHQYNTITYTTLTSTTNHISTTSHVQQFSMSKSAQMPLSNITVPKPSISRVPSSMEGINHELEKVFIKDNGEKEELKSLEVPDGRRAPFPPQQRSSSTRSVDTQTPSAPGRSSSCSSLSPCPSPACPPGSHDGSPYSTEELLYDRDKDSGSSSPLPKFASSPKPNNSYMFKREPPEGCEKIKAFEEMSSRQSTSASVPLFSCPDKNKVNFIPTGSAFCPVKLPGSLHLTPALEPEEDEDNAEAGSVSEPQGAASLYGAPTQVSTSTSTDDPPEEPASPSETADSQTDSPAIS, from the exons ATGTCAGAATCAACAGCAGAGGCCAGCTTATCCCAGCAGCGGGTTAAACACAGCGGCTCCCCAACAGCCTCCTGTCCTTCCTGTAGCAACAACACCACCACGGTCCGGTTACAGCCTATCCGCGCCACGGTGCCATACCAGCTTTTGCGTGGAAATCAACACAGCCCAACCCGCTCcgtttcctcctccttctcagtAGCCGGGAGCAACACAGGACCGACGACGTCCCGTTGCTCCAGTCCCGCCAACCCGGGTGGAAGCGGCTCGGACGGAAGGCTGGTCCCTAGGCAGAGACTTTCACCGCCGGACAGCAGGAGCTCACCAGAACGCTCACCCTACACGCCTCTTTCCAAAG ttgAAAGGACAAACTCCCAGCAGGTACGGAGCTCAGGAGCCATTTGGCAGACTTCCTCTCTGGGCGCTATCACAGGGCCCTACCTCACTGGGCAGTGGCCTCGTGACCCCCATGTCCACTATCCAtcttgtgtgaaagagaaatcCACACAG ACTCCTGGATGTTGGAGTgaggaaacaggagagaagaggagcacCCACCAGCGCTCTGCGTCTTGGGGCAGCGCAGACCATCTCAAAGAG ATTGCGAAGCTCCGGCATCAGCTCCAGCGCAGCAAACAAGGAGGACGCCACAGTAAAGACAAGGACCGGCTGTCCCCCCATCAGTACAACACCATCACCTACACCACCCTTACCAGCACTACCAACCACATCTCCACAACCAGCCACGTTCAG CAGTTTTCCATGTCGAAGTCGGCCCAGATGCCGCTGTCCAACATCACAGTGCCAAAGCCCTCCATCTCGAGGGTGCCCAGCAGCATGGAAGGCATCAACCATGAGCTGGAGAAAGTCTTCATCAAAGACAATGGCGAGAAAGAGGAGCTAAAG TCCCTGGAGGTTCCTGATGGGCGGCGGGCACCCTTTCCTCCCCAGCAACGCAGCAGCAGTACTCGCAGTGTGGACACCCAGACTCCCTCAGCCCCTGGCAGATCCAGTAGCTGCTCCAGCCTGTCTCCCTGCCCCTCgccagcctgcccaccaggatCACATGACGGCAGTCCTTACTCCACAGAGGAGCTGCTGTACGACCGGGATAAAG ACAGTGGAAGCAGCTCCCCACTGCCCAAGTTTGCCTCCTCTCCCAAACCCAACAACAGTTATATGTTCAAGCGAGAGCCACCAGAGGGCTGTGAGAAGATTAAAGCTTTTGAGGAGATGAG TTCCAGGCAGTCCACATCTGCATCTGTCCCCCTCTTCTCCTGCCCTGACAAAAACAAGGTCAACTTCATCCCAACAGGCTCGGCATTCTGCCCTGTCAAACTCCCTGGCTCCCTGCACCTCACCCCGGCCTTGGAGCccgaggaggacgaggacaaCGCAGAGGCGGGCTCTGTCTCAGAGCCACAGGGGGCCGCATCGCTCTACGGCGCCCCCACTCAGGTCTCCACGAGCACCAGCACAGATGACCCCCCAGAGGAGCCCGCCTCGCCCTCAGAGACTGCAGATTCCCAGACAGACAGCCCAGCCATCAGCTAG